From the genome of Streptomyces sp. NBC_01116, one region includes:
- a CDS encoding phage tail protein, with the protein MAGNNASEIRVAGTGRILVAEIGAPLPDAFSDNPAADWGSAWTDLGYTSTEGVTFAKKDKLDPVETWQSISPARFVYADRDLTLKFAMLQFNEDTLPFFLGGKSTDIRKDAAASVFQFDVPDGPTFDERALGLEFTDGAEVTYRFVIPRGQVTATDDIKLARKAAAQLGVTFTALSPGDGSALATFVMKDAAYTVPTVPAP; encoded by the coding sequence ATGGCAGGCAACAACGCCTCCGAGATCCGCGTGGCCGGAACCGGTCGCATCCTCGTCGCCGAGATCGGCGCTCCCCTTCCGGACGCCTTCTCCGACAACCCGGCGGCCGACTGGGGGTCGGCCTGGACCGACCTCGGCTACACCTCCACGGAGGGCGTGACCTTCGCGAAGAAGGACAAGCTGGACCCGGTCGAGACGTGGCAGTCCATCAGCCCGGCCCGGTTCGTCTACGCGGACCGCGACCTGACGCTGAAGTTCGCGATGCTCCAGTTCAACGAGGACACGCTGCCGTTCTTCCTCGGCGGCAAGTCCACGGACATCCGCAAGGACGCCGCCGCGAGCGTCTTCCAGTTCGACGTTCCGGACGGACCGACCTTCGACGAGCGGGCCCTCGGGCTGGAGTTCACGGACGGCGCGGAGGTCACGTACCGCTTCGTCATCCCGCGCGGCCAGGTGACCGCCACCGACGACATCAAGCTCGCCCGGAAGGCCGCCGCGCAGCTCGGCGTCACCTTCACCGCCCTGTCGCCGGGCGACGGCTCCGCGCTGGCCACCTTCGTCATGAAGGACGCGGCCTACACGGTCCCGACGGTTCCGGCGCCGTAA